A single window of Jeotgalibacillus haloalkalitolerans DNA harbors:
- the uraA gene encoding uracil permease, protein MTNTQTAKPILDVEEKPKLNQWLTLSLQHLFAMFGATVLVPMLVGLSPGTALLSSGLGTIAYLIITKGQIPAYLGSSFAFIAPIITATEIGGPQAAMLGAFFAGLAYGAVAMLIYKFGVNWLMRILPPVVVGPVIIVIGLSLAGTAVNMAMYENPLADPAEFVYSGTHITVALITLAITIIASIYFKGFFGLIPVLVGITGGYIAALFAGLVNFQQVIDAPWFAVPDLYMPFVDYTPGFSWTAIAIMVPVAIVTLSEHTGHQMVVSKVVGRNFLEKPGLHRSLLGDGVATMIASMIGGPPNTTYGENIGVLAITRIFSVFVIGGAAVLAIFFGFVGKVSALISSIPTPVMGGVSILLFGIIASSGLRMLIEAKVDFSYKRNLIIASVIMIIGVGGAYVQFTDSFILPGMALAAIIGIALNLILPGRKPEEETLFNENKAA, encoded by the coding sequence ATGACAAATACACAAACAGCAAAACCAATTCTGGATGTAGAAGAAAAACCAAAATTAAATCAGTGGCTGACACTCAGCCTGCAGCACCTTTTCGCGATGTTTGGTGCAACTGTCCTGGTGCCGATGCTGGTAGGATTAAGCCCGGGGACAGCACTATTATCAAGCGGTCTGGGTACCATTGCATACCTGATCATCACAAAAGGTCAGATACCGGCATACCTCGGATCTTCATTCGCGTTCATCGCACCAATTATCACAGCAACTGAAATAGGCGGTCCGCAGGCAGCCATGCTAGGGGCATTTTTTGCAGGACTTGCATACGGTGCAGTTGCCATGCTGATCTACAAATTCGGAGTAAACTGGCTGATGAGAATCCTCCCTCCGGTGGTAGTTGGACCTGTAATCATAGTCATCGGACTCAGTCTGGCCGGAACAGCTGTCAATATGGCAATGTACGAAAATCCACTTGCAGACCCGGCTGAATTCGTCTACAGCGGAACACACATTACAGTCGCTCTGATTACACTTGCAATTACGATTATCGCTTCAATCTATTTTAAAGGGTTTTTCGGACTGATCCCGGTTCTTGTAGGAATCACAGGTGGATACATTGCAGCGTTGTTTGCAGGTCTTGTTAATTTCCAGCAGGTCATTGACGCACCATGGTTTGCAGTACCGGATCTTTATATGCCATTTGTCGATTACACACCGGGCTTCTCCTGGACGGCCATTGCGATCATGGTACCGGTAGCAATCGTAACGCTTTCGGAGCATACAGGTCATCAGATGGTTGTCAGTAAAGTAGTAGGAAGAAACTTTTTGGAAAAGCCGGGGTTACACAGATCACTGCTGGGTGATGGTGTTGCCACAATGATCGCTTCAATGATCGGTGGACCGCCAAACACAACTTACGGTGAAAACATTGGGGTACTTGCAATCACAAGAATCTTCAGCGTATTTGTGATCGGGGGCGCAGCAGTCCTTGCAATCTTCTTCGGATTTGTTGGTAAAGTATCCGCACTGATTAGTTCGATCCCAACACCAGTTATGGGCGGCGTATCAATTCTGCTCTTTGGAATCATTGCTTCAAGCGGACTCAGAATGCTGATTGAAGCAAAAGTGGACTTTTCTTACAAACGCAACCTGATCATCGCGTCAGTTATCATGATCATCGGAGTTGGCGGAGCGTACGTACAATTTACAGACTCATTTATCCTTCCGGGGATGGCACTTGCAGCAATCATCGGCATTGCACTGAACCTGATTTTACCCGGCCGCAAGCCGGAAGAGGAAACACTATTTAATGAAAATAAAGCCGCATAA
- the lspA gene encoding signal peptidase II encodes MIYYLLALFIIAVDQLTKWLVVRNMEVGESINVIDGFFYLTSHRNTGAAWGMLEGQMWLFYIVTLIVIAGILFYYHKHAKGNKLFSASLMVLLGGAVGNFIDRIFRQEVVDFLQFTFFNFIFNIADAALTIGVIMLFLQMILEEVQEKRKKNGKHSTLNTGK; translated from the coding sequence GTGATCTATTATTTGCTGGCTTTATTTATTATCGCAGTGGACCAGCTGACAAAGTGGCTGGTGGTAAGGAATATGGAAGTAGGGGAATCGATCAATGTGATTGATGGTTTTTTCTACCTGACCTCGCATCGTAATACAGGTGCAGCATGGGGGATGCTTGAAGGACAGATGTGGCTGTTTTATATTGTCACACTGATTGTCATTGCAGGAATTCTTTTTTACTATCACAAACATGCTAAAGGAAATAAATTATTCAGTGCAAGCCTGATGGTGTTACTGGGCGGAGCAGTCGGAAACTTTATTGACCGTATTTTCAGACAGGAAGTTGTAGACTTTCTACAGTTTACATTCTTCAATTTTATTTTTAATATTGCAGATGCGGCACTGACAATTGGCGTAATCATGTTGTTTCTTCAAATGATTTTGGAAGAAGTGCAGGAAAAGAGGAAGAAAAATGGAAAACATTCAACACTCAATACAGGAAAATGA
- a CDS encoding RluA family pseudouridine synthase codes for MENIQHSIQENEKGKRLDAVLAGLEYNWSRTQVQQWIKEGNVTVNGSTTKPNYKCVPGAEVQIEIPDPEPLDVEAEEMNLDIYYEDADVLVVNKPKGMVVHPAPGHLTGTLVNGLMAHCNDLSGINGVLRPGIVHRIDKDTSGLLMVAKNDSAHEKLVQQLVDKSVTRKYTAVVHGLITHDAGTIDAPIGRDKKDRQSMTVVDGGKQAITHFNVIDRFKDFTLVECILETGRTHQIRVHMKHIGFPLAGDPKYGPRKTPDLNGQALHAGVLGFVHPSTGEYMEFSAPAPESLNEFIEKLKNER; via the coding sequence ATGGAAAACATTCAACACTCAATACAGGAAAATGAAAAAGGAAAACGCCTTGATGCGGTTTTGGCAGGGCTTGAATATAACTGGTCAAGAACCCAGGTGCAGCAGTGGATTAAAGAGGGCAATGTAACAGTGAACGGTTCTACAACTAAGCCGAATTACAAATGCGTGCCTGGTGCTGAAGTACAGATTGAAATTCCTGATCCGGAACCACTTGATGTAGAAGCTGAAGAAATGAATCTTGATATTTATTATGAAGACGCTGATGTATTAGTTGTGAATAAACCAAAAGGCATGGTCGTTCATCCTGCCCCGGGACATCTGACAGGGACACTTGTGAACGGTCTGATGGCGCACTGTAATGACCTTTCAGGCATTAACGGTGTACTGCGTCCTGGAATTGTACACAGAATAGATAAAGATACATCAGGATTACTGATGGTTGCAAAGAATGATTCAGCTCATGAGAAACTTGTGCAGCAGTTGGTCGATAAAAGCGTGACAAGAAAATATACTGCTGTCGTTCATGGTCTTATTACGCATGATGCAGGTACAATTGATGCACCGATTGGCCGCGATAAAAAAGACCGTCAGAGTATGACTGTAGTAGACGGAGGGAAACAGGCGATTACACACTTTAATGTGATTGACCGCTTTAAGGATTTTACGCTTGTAGAATGTATTCTTGAAACTGGACGTACGCATCAGATCCGCGTTCACATGAAGCATATCGGTTTCCCGCTTGCAGGTGATCCGAAATATGGTCCGCGTAAAACACCTGATCTGAATGGCCAGGCGCTTCATGCAGGCGTGCTTGGATTTGTTCACCCTTCAACAGGAGAATATATGGAATTTTCAGCGCCTGCTCCGGAAAGCTTAAATGAGTTTATTGAAAAACTTAAGAACGAACGTTGA
- the pyrR gene encoding bifunctional pyr operon transcriptional regulator/uracil phosphoribosyltransferase PyrR, whose translation MSATVVMDEQMMKRALTRIAHEIIERNKGVDDCVLVGIKTRGIHLAERLKERIESIEQVSVPVGELDITMYRDDLEKKHTSGEPVVHSKNISLEINNKKVIVVDDVLYTGRTVRAAMDAIMDNGRPTQIQLAVLIDRGHRELPIRADFVGKNIPTSSTEKISVELNETDQNEQVTIHK comes from the coding sequence ATGTCTGCAACTGTCGTGATGGATGAGCAGATGATGAAACGGGCGCTCACAAGAATTGCTCACGAAATTATCGAGCGCAATAAAGGTGTCGATGACTGTGTACTGGTTGGGATCAAAACCAGAGGCATACATTTAGCAGAACGCCTGAAGGAGAGAATAGAGTCGATCGAGCAGGTCAGTGTACCAGTCGGTGAGCTGGACATTACCATGTATCGAGACGACCTGGAGAAAAAGCATACTTCCGGCGAGCCGGTTGTACACAGTAAAAACATCTCATTAGAAATTAACAATAAAAAAGTGATCGTGGTTGATGATGTGCTCTACACAGGAAGAACCGTCAGAGCAGCAATGGATGCGATTATGGATAACGGCAGACCAACACAGATACAGCTTGCCGTTTTAATTGACCGGGGACACAGAGAGCTTCCGATCAGAGCTGATTTTGTAGGAAAAAATATTCCGACTTCCAGCACTGAGAAGATCAGCGTCGAATTAAATGAAACAGATCAAAATGAACAGGTAACCATACACAAATAA